In Athene noctua chromosome 7, bAthNoc1.hap1.1, whole genome shotgun sequence, the following proteins share a genomic window:
- the CHPF gene encoding chondroitin sulfate synthase 2 isoform X1 → MRLSLVLSVLRPAGPVAIGVSLGFTLSLLSVTWVEEPCGPPPRSAAARPRPDGGPAPPPGPGNTNGNAARRPNAVPAGLGADSWEPRVVPYRPPSPGRAAKKAVRTRYISTELGMRQRLFVGVLTSKSTLNTLGVAVNRTLAHRLERLVYFTGTRGRKVPHGMTVVTHSDERPIWNMYQTVRYLLDHYVNDFDWFFLVQDDTYTEAHRISRLVAHLSIDTHLYLGRPEEFIGGDTEGRYCYGGFGYLLSRSLLLLLQQHLESCRNDILSARPDEWLGRCIIDYTAVNCAEEHEGLRYHYFELGKNVDPERETDLRFQSAFTVHPVLDPLQMYRLHKYFAQVELERTYQEIQQLQLEIQNASSLSADGDHGATWPVGIPPPFQPKTRFEVLRWDYFTEEQVYACVDGSPKCELHGVDLADVADVVATAMEELNRKYQPVLHVRKQQLVNGYRRFDPTRGMEYTLDLQVEVVTQKGHSRSVTKRVHLVRPLSEVEIIPMPYVTEASRINVILPLTAHDRDHAAHFLETYAAAAFESSENAVLTFLFIYDPFEAQQVTQNDIFAAVKAQITEYERKYAEVKIPWISVKTDAPSQIKVMDIISKKHPVDTLFFVAGVGTEVTVDFLNRCRMNTINNWQVFFPIHFQGYNPVIAYHNQVPPTTLDLLRDAGRFDRDVFHEACFYNADYMAARTRMAGDVQENEDILETLDIYDMFIKYSNLHVFRAVEPALLQRYRHQACNPRLSEEIYHRCVQSSLEGVGSRSQLAMVLFEQEQGNST, encoded by the exons ATGCGGCTGTCGCTGGTGCTGTCGGTGCTGCGGCCCGCCGGGCCGGTGGCCATCGGCGTCTCGCTGGGCTTCACCCTCAGCCTGCTCAGCGTCACCTGGGTGGAGGAGCCCtgcgggccgccgccgcgctccgccgccgctcGCCCGCGCCCCGacggcggccccgcgccgccccccggccctgGCAACACCAACGGCAACGCGGCGCGCAGGCCCAACGCCGTCCCCGCCGGGCTGGGCGCAGACAGCTGGGAGCCCCGCGTCGTGCCCTACCGCCCGCCCAGCCCCGGCAGGGCCGCCAAGAAGGCCGTCAG GACCCGGTACATCAGCACAGAGCTGGGGATGCGGCAGCGGCTCTTCGTGGGTGTGCTGACCTCCAAGAGCACACTGAACACGCTGGGGGTGGCTGTCAACCGCACGCTGGCCCACCGCCTGGAGCGCCTGGTGTACTTCACAGGCACGCGGGGCCGCAAGGTGCCCCATGGCATGACGGTGGTGACACACAGTGACGAGCGGCCCATCTGGAACATGTACCAGACCGTCAGGTACCTTCTGGATCACTACGTGAATGACTTCGACTGGTTCTTCCTGGTGCAGGATGATACCTACACAGAGGCACACCGCATCAGCCGCCTGGTCGCCCACCTCAGCATCGACACCCACCTCTATCTGGGCCGCCCCGAGGAGTTCATCGGTGGGGACACTGAGGGACGCTACTGCTACGGAGGGTTTGGCTACCTGCTGTCCCgcagcctcctcctgctcctgcagcaaCACCTGGAGAGCTGTCGCAATGACATCCTCAGCGCCCGGCCCGACGAGTGGCTGGGCCGCTGCATCATCGACTACACAGCTGTCAACTGTGCCGAGGAGCATGAG GGCCTGCGTTACCACTATTTTGAGCTGGGGAAGAATGTGGACCCTGAGCGGGAGACTGACCTCCGTTTCCAGAGCGCCTTCACTGTTCACCCTGTGCTGGATCCCCTCCAGATGTACCGGCTGCACAAGTACTTTGCACAGGTGGAGCTTGAGAGGACCTACCAGGAGATCCAGCAGCTCCAG CTGGAGATTCAGAATGCCAGCAGCCTGTCTGCTGACGGGGACCACGGTGCCACGTGGCCCGTTGGCATCCCACCTCCCTTCCAGCCCAAAACCCGCTTCGAAGTACTGCGCTGGGACTACTTCACAGAGGAGCAGGTCTATGCCTGTGTGGACGGCTCCCCCAAGTGTGAGCTGCATGGTGTGGACCTGGCCGATGTGGCCGACGTGGTAGCCACAGCCATGGAGGAGCTGAACCGCAAGTACCAGCCGGTGCTCCACGTCCGCAAACAGCAGCTGGTGAACGGGTACCGGCGCTTTGACCCCACACGCGGCATGGAGTACACGCTGGACCTCCAGGTGGAGGTGGTCACCCAGAAGGGGCACAGCCGCTCCGTCACCAAGCGTGTGCACCTGGTGCGGCCCCTCAGCGAGGTTGAGATCATCCCCATGCCCTACGTGACGGAGGCCAGCCGCATCAACGTCATCCTGCCGCTGACAGCCCACGACCGGGACCACGCTGCCCACTTTTTGGAGACCTACGCGGCGGCCGCCTTTGAGAGCAGTGAGAACGCGGTGCTCACCTTCCTCTTCATCTATGATCCCTTTGAGGCCCAGCAGGTCACCCAGAATGACATCTTTGCTGCCGTGAAGGCCCAGATCACCGAGTATGAGCGCAAGTATGCAGAGGTGAAGATCCCATGGATCAGTGTTAAGACAGACGCACCCTCCCAGATCAAGGTCATGGACATCATCTCCAAGAAGCATCCCGTGGACACGCTTTTTTTCGTGGCTGGCGTGGGGACGGAGGTCACCGTCGATTTCCTGAACCGCTGCCGGATGAACACCATCAACAACTGGCAGGTCTTCTTCCCCATCCACTTCCAGGGCTACAACCCCGTCATCGCTTACCACAACCAGGTACCGCCCACTACGCTGGACCTGCTGCGGGACGCGGGGCGCTTCGACCGCGACGTCTTCCACGAAGCCTGTTTCTACAACGCCGACTACATGGCAGCACGCACCCGCATGGCAGGTGACGTGCAGGAGAACGAGGACATCCTGGAGACCCTGGACATCTATGACATGTTCATCAAATACTCCAACCTCCATGTCTTCCGGGCCGTGGAACCTGCCCTGCTGCAGCGCTACCGGCACCAGGCCTGCAACCCCCGGCTCAGCGAGGAGATCTACCACCGCTGTGTGCAGAGCAGCCTGGAGGGTGTAGGTTCTCGCTCCCAGCTGGCCATGGTGCTTTTCGAGCAGGAGCAGGGGAACAGCACTTGA
- the CHPF gene encoding chondroitin sulfate synthase 2 isoform X2 — protein MRLSLVLSVLRPAGPVAIGVSLGFTLSLLSVTWVEEPCGPPPRSAAARPRPDDSWEPRVVPYRPPSPGRAAKKAVRTRYISTELGMRQRLFVGVLTSKSTLNTLGVAVNRTLAHRLERLVYFTGTRGRKVPHGMTVVTHSDERPIWNMYQTVRYLLDHYVNDFDWFFLVQDDTYTEAHRISRLVAHLSIDTHLYLGRPEEFIGGDTEGRYCYGGFGYLLSRSLLLLLQQHLESCRNDILSARPDEWLGRCIIDYTAVNCAEEHEGLRYHYFELGKNVDPERETDLRFQSAFTVHPVLDPLQMYRLHKYFAQVELERTYQEIQQLQLEIQNASSLSADGDHGATWPVGIPPPFQPKTRFEVLRWDYFTEEQVYACVDGSPKCELHGVDLADVADVVATAMEELNRKYQPVLHVRKQQLVNGYRRFDPTRGMEYTLDLQVEVVTQKGHSRSVTKRVHLVRPLSEVEIIPMPYVTEASRINVILPLTAHDRDHAAHFLETYAAAAFESSENAVLTFLFIYDPFEAQQVTQNDIFAAVKAQITEYERKYAEVKIPWISVKTDAPSQIKVMDIISKKHPVDTLFFVAGVGTEVTVDFLNRCRMNTINNWQVFFPIHFQGYNPVIAYHNQVPPTTLDLLRDAGRFDRDVFHEACFYNADYMAARTRMAGDVQENEDILETLDIYDMFIKYSNLHVFRAVEPALLQRYRHQACNPRLSEEIYHRCVQSSLEGVGSRSQLAMVLFEQEQGNST, from the exons ATGCGGCTGTCGCTGGTGCTGTCGGTGCTGCGGCCCGCCGGGCCGGTGGCCATCGGCGTCTCGCTGGGCTTCACCCTCAGCCTGCTCAGCGTCACCTGGGTGGAGGAGCCCtgcgggccgccgccgcgctccgccgccgctcGCCCGCGCCCCGacg ACAGCTGGGAGCCCCGCGTCGTGCCCTACCGCCCGCCCAGCCCCGGCAGGGCCGCCAAGAAGGCCGTCAG GACCCGGTACATCAGCACAGAGCTGGGGATGCGGCAGCGGCTCTTCGTGGGTGTGCTGACCTCCAAGAGCACACTGAACACGCTGGGGGTGGCTGTCAACCGCACGCTGGCCCACCGCCTGGAGCGCCTGGTGTACTTCACAGGCACGCGGGGCCGCAAGGTGCCCCATGGCATGACGGTGGTGACACACAGTGACGAGCGGCCCATCTGGAACATGTACCAGACCGTCAGGTACCTTCTGGATCACTACGTGAATGACTTCGACTGGTTCTTCCTGGTGCAGGATGATACCTACACAGAGGCACACCGCATCAGCCGCCTGGTCGCCCACCTCAGCATCGACACCCACCTCTATCTGGGCCGCCCCGAGGAGTTCATCGGTGGGGACACTGAGGGACGCTACTGCTACGGAGGGTTTGGCTACCTGCTGTCCCgcagcctcctcctgctcctgcagcaaCACCTGGAGAGCTGTCGCAATGACATCCTCAGCGCCCGGCCCGACGAGTGGCTGGGCCGCTGCATCATCGACTACACAGCTGTCAACTGTGCCGAGGAGCATGAG GGCCTGCGTTACCACTATTTTGAGCTGGGGAAGAATGTGGACCCTGAGCGGGAGACTGACCTCCGTTTCCAGAGCGCCTTCACTGTTCACCCTGTGCTGGATCCCCTCCAGATGTACCGGCTGCACAAGTACTTTGCACAGGTGGAGCTTGAGAGGACCTACCAGGAGATCCAGCAGCTCCAG CTGGAGATTCAGAATGCCAGCAGCCTGTCTGCTGACGGGGACCACGGTGCCACGTGGCCCGTTGGCATCCCACCTCCCTTCCAGCCCAAAACCCGCTTCGAAGTACTGCGCTGGGACTACTTCACAGAGGAGCAGGTCTATGCCTGTGTGGACGGCTCCCCCAAGTGTGAGCTGCATGGTGTGGACCTGGCCGATGTGGCCGACGTGGTAGCCACAGCCATGGAGGAGCTGAACCGCAAGTACCAGCCGGTGCTCCACGTCCGCAAACAGCAGCTGGTGAACGGGTACCGGCGCTTTGACCCCACACGCGGCATGGAGTACACGCTGGACCTCCAGGTGGAGGTGGTCACCCAGAAGGGGCACAGCCGCTCCGTCACCAAGCGTGTGCACCTGGTGCGGCCCCTCAGCGAGGTTGAGATCATCCCCATGCCCTACGTGACGGAGGCCAGCCGCATCAACGTCATCCTGCCGCTGACAGCCCACGACCGGGACCACGCTGCCCACTTTTTGGAGACCTACGCGGCGGCCGCCTTTGAGAGCAGTGAGAACGCGGTGCTCACCTTCCTCTTCATCTATGATCCCTTTGAGGCCCAGCAGGTCACCCAGAATGACATCTTTGCTGCCGTGAAGGCCCAGATCACCGAGTATGAGCGCAAGTATGCAGAGGTGAAGATCCCATGGATCAGTGTTAAGACAGACGCACCCTCCCAGATCAAGGTCATGGACATCATCTCCAAGAAGCATCCCGTGGACACGCTTTTTTTCGTGGCTGGCGTGGGGACGGAGGTCACCGTCGATTTCCTGAACCGCTGCCGGATGAACACCATCAACAACTGGCAGGTCTTCTTCCCCATCCACTTCCAGGGCTACAACCCCGTCATCGCTTACCACAACCAGGTACCGCCCACTACGCTGGACCTGCTGCGGGACGCGGGGCGCTTCGACCGCGACGTCTTCCACGAAGCCTGTTTCTACAACGCCGACTACATGGCAGCACGCACCCGCATGGCAGGTGACGTGCAGGAGAACGAGGACATCCTGGAGACCCTGGACATCTATGACATGTTCATCAAATACTCCAACCTCCATGTCTTCCGGGCCGTGGAACCTGCCCTGCTGCAGCGCTACCGGCACCAGGCCTGCAACCCCCGGCTCAGCGAGGAGATCTACCACCGCTGTGTGCAGAGCAGCCTGGAGGGTGTAGGTTCTCGCTCCCAGCTGGCCATGGTGCTTTTCGAGCAGGAGCAGGGGAACAGCACTTGA
- the CHPF gene encoding chondroitin sulfate synthase 2 isoform X3 has product MRLSLVLSVLRPAGPVAIGVSLGFTLSLLSVTWVEEPCGPPPRSAAARPRPDDSWEPRVVPYRPPSPGRAAKKAVRTRYISTELGMRQRLFVGVLTSKSTLNTLGVAVNRTLAHRLERLVYFTGTRGRKVPHGMTVVTHSDERPIWNMYQTVRYLLDHYVNDFDWFFLVQDDTYTEAHRISRLVAHLSIDTHLYLGRPEEFIGGDTEGRYCYGGFGYLLSRSLLLLLQQHLESCRNDILSARPDEWLGRCIIDYTAVNCAEEHELEIQNASSLSADGDHGATWPVGIPPPFQPKTRFEVLRWDYFTEEQVYACVDGSPKCELHGVDLADVADVVATAMEELNRKYQPVLHVRKQQLVNGYRRFDPTRGMEYTLDLQVEVVTQKGHSRSVTKRVHLVRPLSEVEIIPMPYVTEASRINVILPLTAHDRDHAAHFLETYAAAAFESSENAVLTFLFIYDPFEAQQVTQNDIFAAVKAQITEYERKYAEVKIPWISVKTDAPSQIKVMDIISKKHPVDTLFFVAGVGTEVTVDFLNRCRMNTINNWQVFFPIHFQGYNPVIAYHNQVPPTTLDLLRDAGRFDRDVFHEACFYNADYMAARTRMAGDVQENEDILETLDIYDMFIKYSNLHVFRAVEPALLQRYRHQACNPRLSEEIYHRCVQSSLEGVGSRSQLAMVLFEQEQGNST; this is encoded by the exons ATGCGGCTGTCGCTGGTGCTGTCGGTGCTGCGGCCCGCCGGGCCGGTGGCCATCGGCGTCTCGCTGGGCTTCACCCTCAGCCTGCTCAGCGTCACCTGGGTGGAGGAGCCCtgcgggccgccgccgcgctccgccgccgctcGCCCGCGCCCCGacg ACAGCTGGGAGCCCCGCGTCGTGCCCTACCGCCCGCCCAGCCCCGGCAGGGCCGCCAAGAAGGCCGTCAG GACCCGGTACATCAGCACAGAGCTGGGGATGCGGCAGCGGCTCTTCGTGGGTGTGCTGACCTCCAAGAGCACACTGAACACGCTGGGGGTGGCTGTCAACCGCACGCTGGCCCACCGCCTGGAGCGCCTGGTGTACTTCACAGGCACGCGGGGCCGCAAGGTGCCCCATGGCATGACGGTGGTGACACACAGTGACGAGCGGCCCATCTGGAACATGTACCAGACCGTCAGGTACCTTCTGGATCACTACGTGAATGACTTCGACTGGTTCTTCCTGGTGCAGGATGATACCTACACAGAGGCACACCGCATCAGCCGCCTGGTCGCCCACCTCAGCATCGACACCCACCTCTATCTGGGCCGCCCCGAGGAGTTCATCGGTGGGGACACTGAGGGACGCTACTGCTACGGAGGGTTTGGCTACCTGCTGTCCCgcagcctcctcctgctcctgcagcaaCACCTGGAGAGCTGTCGCAATGACATCCTCAGCGCCCGGCCCGACGAGTGGCTGGGCCGCTGCATCATCGACTACACAGCTGTCAACTGTGCCGAGGAGCATGAG CTGGAGATTCAGAATGCCAGCAGCCTGTCTGCTGACGGGGACCACGGTGCCACGTGGCCCGTTGGCATCCCACCTCCCTTCCAGCCCAAAACCCGCTTCGAAGTACTGCGCTGGGACTACTTCACAGAGGAGCAGGTCTATGCCTGTGTGGACGGCTCCCCCAAGTGTGAGCTGCATGGTGTGGACCTGGCCGATGTGGCCGACGTGGTAGCCACAGCCATGGAGGAGCTGAACCGCAAGTACCAGCCGGTGCTCCACGTCCGCAAACAGCAGCTGGTGAACGGGTACCGGCGCTTTGACCCCACACGCGGCATGGAGTACACGCTGGACCTCCAGGTGGAGGTGGTCACCCAGAAGGGGCACAGCCGCTCCGTCACCAAGCGTGTGCACCTGGTGCGGCCCCTCAGCGAGGTTGAGATCATCCCCATGCCCTACGTGACGGAGGCCAGCCGCATCAACGTCATCCTGCCGCTGACAGCCCACGACCGGGACCACGCTGCCCACTTTTTGGAGACCTACGCGGCGGCCGCCTTTGAGAGCAGTGAGAACGCGGTGCTCACCTTCCTCTTCATCTATGATCCCTTTGAGGCCCAGCAGGTCACCCAGAATGACATCTTTGCTGCCGTGAAGGCCCAGATCACCGAGTATGAGCGCAAGTATGCAGAGGTGAAGATCCCATGGATCAGTGTTAAGACAGACGCACCCTCCCAGATCAAGGTCATGGACATCATCTCCAAGAAGCATCCCGTGGACACGCTTTTTTTCGTGGCTGGCGTGGGGACGGAGGTCACCGTCGATTTCCTGAACCGCTGCCGGATGAACACCATCAACAACTGGCAGGTCTTCTTCCCCATCCACTTCCAGGGCTACAACCCCGTCATCGCTTACCACAACCAGGTACCGCCCACTACGCTGGACCTGCTGCGGGACGCGGGGCGCTTCGACCGCGACGTCTTCCACGAAGCCTGTTTCTACAACGCCGACTACATGGCAGCACGCACCCGCATGGCAGGTGACGTGCAGGAGAACGAGGACATCCTGGAGACCCTGGACATCTATGACATGTTCATCAAATACTCCAACCTCCATGTCTTCCGGGCCGTGGAACCTGCCCTGCTGCAGCGCTACCGGCACCAGGCCTGCAACCCCCGGCTCAGCGAGGAGATCTACCACCGCTGTGTGCAGAGCAGCCTGGAGGGTGTAGGTTCTCGCTCCCAGCTGGCCATGGTGCTTTTCGAGCAGGAGCAGGGGAACAGCACTTGA
- the TMEM198 gene encoding transmembrane protein 198, translating into MPLPGVPRAMTATVQTLRFKLLPHEPDQEWGHSCQQEIERRYQVVPSVVCAMCCLFGIIYCFFGYRCFKAVMFLTGLMFGSIIIFMLCYKERVLDTQLSVEASVGIGLGIGVLCGLVTMLVRSVGLFMVGLLLGLLLAVATLVVMEQFYHPPTVWIPIALLLGVGMLFAVLTLQWQRFFTTLSTAVFGSAIMTVTVDYFIELFLLVQYIYERIKVAPARPVCWYSWVILGVWPLLTTLGVLVQWKVTAEGYSHTEVIISRQQRRVQLMRIKQREDRKEKKKKRRPHHPPPHQHKAHPPEPAYRRKPNPVRRFDGDVLSPSYIQSFRERQTGPSLNSLITSSHAVVDLDYDCSSTVPLTTGSGPAVRV; encoded by the exons ATGCCTCTCCCGGGAGTCCCCAGAGCCATGACTGCAACTGTGCAGACGCTGCGGTTCAAGCTGCTGCCACACGAGCCGGACCAGGAGTGGGGGCACAGCTGCCAGCAGGAAATTGAGCGTCGCTACCAGGTGGTGCCCTCAGTGGTGTGTGCCATGTGCTGCCTCTTCGGCATCATCTACTGCTTCTTCG GCTACCGCTGCTTCAAGGCCGTCATGTTCCTGACAGGGCTGATGTTCGGCTCCATCATCATCTTCATGCTGTGCTACAAGGAGCGGGTGCTGGACACACAGCTGAGCGTGGAGGCGTCAGTGGGCATCGGGCTGGGCATCGGGGTCCTGTGCGGGCTGGTCACCATGCTGGTGCGCAGCGTCGGCCTCTTCATGgtggggctgctcctggggctgctgctggcagtggcCACGCTGGTGGTGATGGAGCAATTCTACCACCCACCGACGGTGTGGATCCCCATCGCACTGCTCCTGGGTGTGGGGATGCTCTTTGCCGTCCTCACCCTGCAGTGGCAGCGCTTCTTCACCACCCTCTCTACTGCCGTCTTTGGCAGCGCCATCATGACCGTCACTGTCGACTACTTCATCGAGCTCTTTCTCCTGGTGCAGTACATCTACGAGCGCATCAAGGTGGCCCCTGCTCGCCCCGTGTGTTGGTACAGCTGGGTCATCCTGGGTGTCTGGCCGCTCCTCACCACGCTGGGCGTCCTGGTCCAGTGGAAGGTCACGGCTGAGGGCTACTCCCACACAGAAG TGATCATCAGCCGGCAGCAGCGCCGTGTGCAGCTGATGCGCATCAAGCAGCGGGAGGACcgaaaagagaagaagaagaagcgGAGACCCCACCACCCACCACCTCACCAGCACAAAGCCCACCCACCCGAGCCCGCCTACCGCCGCAAGCCCAACCCTGTGCGCCGCTTCGATGGGGACGTGCTCTCCCCC AGCTACATCCAGAGTTTCCGAGAGCGGCAGACGGGGCCGTCCCTGAACAGCCTCATCACCAGCTCCCACGCCGTGGTGGACCTGGACTATGACTGCAGCTCCACCGTGCCCCTCACCACGGGCTCTGGCCCCGCCGTGAGGGTATAA